Proteins encoded within one genomic window of Humulus lupulus chromosome 1, drHumLupu1.1, whole genome shotgun sequence:
- the LOC133815291 gene encoding uncharacterized protein LOC133815291 gives MENKFPNWDYHTSSIIEGRILIMWRRLSVKIIITEESSQAIHCQVKMLVLQQDFGVSFVYGLNSIEGRRCLWDGLQRPYHMLKAWIYLGDFNAPLSGKDRVGGKAVSDSELHDSTNWLAGAQVEPLRDRIGDLQANYQKAKESYLNAQLQAQAHPLDSDYQITEMSAAGEYAIQEKLYQSFLTQRSKVTWLWQGDLNTAFFHAFLKKRKAENGIVSFITEEGQVVDNYTEVVSHFLGHFKTCLGSPSSASGRVNMQHVDLGPKLSVDQQMLLLKPFSKKEIKEALFSIPNTKSPGPDGYGSGFFKAVWSKIGEEVCSAISFCFESGRFPSKLHDTTISLIPKIANPSRTVDYRPIACCSTLYKCMDKLICKRLAAVLPVIVHPNQGAFIQGRSIAHNIMICQDLIKNYGRVSTSSRCAIKKDLSKSYDTVDWLFLEGLLEALKFPIKFIGWGTLPVVRSVKMVLDEFAIASGLIINTGESQIFFGGVSLEDRKRISQDINLALGSFPLSYLGVPMRPTKWKHTDFKEVERLCRGFLWGVSGQRSKLHLPSWQKVCLPKAYGGVGFREGSLWNWSVLAKYVWALSFKHDLLWVKWINSIYLKDKSFWSYELKGDCSWYWRKLCHLKKYLSFAAIVAAGMKGKFLSSKLYNSLLTQQKDEYFWTVWSRIILPKHKFMLWQVIHSQLLTRDNLNRFHIPLISLLCPAMQRGLWISRAGWFGSPELGAVPRLV, from the exons ATGGAGAACAAGTTTCCAAATTGGGACTATCATACTAGTTCCATCATTGAAGGGCGTATCTTAATCATGTGGAGAAGATTGTCTGTTAAAATTATTATCACAGAGGAATCTTCTCAAGCTATTCATTGTCAGGTGAAAATGTTGGTTTTGCAGCAAGATTTTGGGGTTTCATTTGTTTATGGTCTAAATTCGATTGAGGGCAGGAGGTGTCTTTGGGATGGCTTACAGAGACCTTATCATATGCTTAAAGCTTGGATCTATCTTGGTGATTTTAATGCTCCTCTTTCAGGCAAAGACAGAGTTGGAGGCAAGGCAGTTTCAGATTCTGAGTTACATGACTCGACAAATTGGTTGGCTGGTGCTCAGGTTGAGCCTCTTCGGG ACCGAATAGGAGATCTTCAAGCTAATTATCAGAAGGCTAAGGAAAGTTATCTAAATGCTCAGCTTCAAGCTCAAGCTCACCCCCTAGATTCTGATTACCAAATAACTGAGATGTCTGCTGCAGGGGAGTATGCTATTCAGGAGAAGCTTTATCAGAGTTTTCTAACTCAAAGGAGTAAGGTAACCTGGTTGTGGCAAGGAGATCTGAACACTGCCTTTTTTCATGCATTTCTTAAGAAGCGTAAGGCTGAAAATGGGATAGTTTCTTTTATTACAGAGGAAGGGCAGGTAGTTGATAACTATACAGAGGTGGTTTCTCATTTTCTGGGCCATTTTAAAACTTGTTTAGGCAGTCCTAGCTCAGCTTCAGGCAGGGTTAATATGCAGCATGTTGACTTAGGACCGAAACTCTCAGTTGATCAACAAATGTTGCTTCTGAAACCTTTTTCTAAGAAGGAAATTAAGGAGGCCTTATTTAGTATTCCTAATACTAAATCCCCAGGTCCTGATGGGTATGGCTCCGGCTTCTTTAAAGCTGTTTGGAGCAAGATTGGAGAAGAGGTTTGCTCGGCCATCTCCTTCTGTTTTGAATCTGGCAGGTTTCCTTCTAAGCTTCATGATACAACAATTTCTTTGATCCCTAAGATTGCTAATCCTTCTCGGACTGTCGATTATAGGCCAATAGCTTGCTGTTCTACTCTGTATAAATGCATGGATAAATTGATTTGTAAAAGGCTGGCTGCTGTCCTTCCCGTAATTGTTCATCCCAATCAAGGAGCTTTCATTCAAGGACGATCTATTGCACATAACATCATGATCTGTCAAGATCTCATAAAGAATTATGGGAGAGTTTCTACCTCTTCGAGATGCGCTATCAAGAAAGACTTAAGCAAATCTTACGATACCGTAGACTGGCTTTTTCTTGAAGGTTTGCTGGAAGCTTTAAAGTTCCCCATTAAGTTTATAGGCTGG GGTACTCTTCCAGTTGTTAGGAGTGTTAAAATGGTTCTTGATGAGTTTGCCATTGCTTCTGGTTTGATTATTAATACAGGTGAATCTCAGATTTTTTTCGGAGGTGTCTCTTTGGAGGATAGAAAAAGAATTTCTCAGGATATCAACCTTGCATTGGGTTCTTTTCCCCTAAGTTACCTAGGGGTTCCAATGAGGCCTACCAAGTGGAAACATACTGACT TCAAGGAAGTTGAAAGGCTTTGTAGAGGATTTCTTTGGGGAGTCTCTGGGCAGAGGAGTAAATTGCATCTCCCTTCTTGGCAAAAAGTTTGCCTTCCCAAAGCTTATGGTGGAGTGGGGTTTCGAGAGGGCTCTCTTTGGAACTGGTCTGTACTGGCCAAGTATGTTTGGGCCTTATCTTTCAAGCATGATTTACTGTGGGTTAAGTGGATTAACTCCATTTATTTGAAAGATAAAAGCTTTTGGAGCTATGAGTTAAAGGGGGACTGTAGTTGGTATTGGCGGAAGTTGTGCCATCTGAAAAAGTATTTAAGTTTTGCTGCCATTGTAGCTGCTGGTATGAAGGGTAAATTTCTGTCTTCGAAGCTGTATAATAGTCTCTTGACTCAGCAAAAGGATGAGTATTTTTGGACAGTTTGGAGCAGGATTATCCTCCCCAAACACAAGTTCATGTTGTGGCAAGTGATACATTCTCAGTTATTGACTAGAGATAACCTTAACAGATTTCATATCCCTCTGATCTCATTGTTGTGTCCG GCTATGCAGCGTGGCCTTTGGATTTCAAGAGCTGGCTGGTTTGGCTCACCAGAACTAGGAGCGGTGCCAAGGCTAGTATAG